Part of the Salinigranum rubrum genome is shown below.
GTGTCTCATCCGAGACCCAGCGCCGCGAGGAGACCGAACAGCACGTCCCCGTACGCGAACGCGAGGAGGAGGCCGACGAACATGGGGACGAGGAACGGGATGCCGGGTGAGATCCAGACCCGCTCGCGGGCGGAGACGAGTTCGAGGCCGTCACGCAGCGTCTCGGGTGTGGTTCCGTAGGCGGTCCCCTCGATACTGTCGAGGAACTGCTCGGCCGCCCAGGGGTCGTCGAACGCGTCCACGTCAACATCGGCGTCGGGAACGGTGATCGACGGGTTCTGGTGGTCGGTCGCTTCGGCGTCGTGAGCCATGCCGCCGTCGGTGACGACTCCGGGAGGGTCGACGCGGCCGTCGGTCGGGTCGAACGTCTCGTCGACGGTCGCAGGGTCACGGAGCGCTTCGGGGGCGCCGAAAAGGGTCTCGAACGAACTGCCCCGCCACCGGAGGTACATCCGGAGGGCGTCGAGGTCGAGGCCGCCGCGAGTGTAGCCGTCGAGCGTCTCGAACAGTCGGCCGTGCTCGCTCGGAAGGTCGGTCACGTCGACCCGTCGACCGAAGAGCATGGTGGGGGCGATGTCACCCGCGAGGAGGTTCCGCGCGCCGATAGCGAGCGGGTAGACGACGGCGACGACGACGGTGTTCGTCAGGACCGTGAACGAGAACACGCCGAGCGGAGCCTCGACGAGGGGGAGCGCCATCGAGGGGAGGAAGTACACCGGGTAGGTGGGGAGGAGGAGTGCGAGCGCGATGAGCGCCTTCGCGTCGGCACCGCCGAAGCCGCCCAGCCGCCAGAACAGATACGAGAAGGGGACGACGAAGAGGACGCTCACGCCGACCTGGACGAGGAAGAGCCGGTCGTCGAACGTCGCGGGGGGCAGGTGCGTGATGAGGTCCCACACCAAGAGGAGGACGCCGAGGCCGGCGAGTGGGAGCCAGAGTCGATTGGGGACCCGGCGCGTCCGGATGTCGGAGAACGCCGCCCAGCCCAGCACGGGAATAGCGACGAGACGCAGGAGGTCGGGTACCGATGCGAACATACAGACGGCGGGGGAGGGGAGGGAGTTAGCCCTTTGGGTGGGAGAATCAGCGACGAGAACGCCAGTCACTGCTGCGGCTGGTGAGAGAATAAAGCGAAGAAGGGTGGTGGACGACCGGGCTCAGATGACGCGGTTCTGGAGGTAGTCGAGGTGCTTGGCGTTGTAGACGATCTGGACCTCGTCCTCCGTCGGCGTGCCGATGCAGGTCAGGCGGACCATCTTCTCGTCGACTTCCTCGTCCGAGAGGATCTGCTGCATGTCCATGTCGATGCCGCCCTTCGTCAGGATGGCAGCACAGTTTGCACAGGCGCCTGCACGGCACGAGAAGGGCCAGTCGTAGCCCTGTGCCTCGGCGGCCTCGAGAATGTACTCGCCCTGATTGACGTCCAGGGTGCCGTAATCCTCGTCGTCGAGGCCGGCGTCGGCGGCCTTGTCGAAGAGGTCGTCGTCGTCCATATCCCAGCCCTGATCGTCGAGCACTTCGTAGTTGAGGTATTCTACCGTAGGCATCTCGGTCGGCGATTTGAACCGCACATCATTATGCTTTGCTGTTCTGCCCGGGTTTCCCCGCGCCGTCACTGGTTTTGGTCGGCCAAAACCCGTCGGATTGGACGGGTGACCACGCGGAGGGTCGACGGGCGTTCAGAGCGCCACCGTAGAGAACAGCAGGTAGGAAGTGACGGCCGACACCGAGGGGGTGAGCAACCAGAAGAAGATGATCCGCCCCGTCGTACCCGGGTTGAACAGTTCGTGTGCGGTGAGCGTGTCGTCCGGTTCGCCGATGGGGGCGACTTCGTCGGCCGAGTCGGCGGCGAGGGCGTTGACCGACAGCTCTGGCGAGGCACCACGGACAGCCTCGCCGAGCGTCACGGTACGGGTCGCCCGACCCCAGCCCAGACCGACGATACACATCGTCGCCGACACGGCCAGGCTCGCAGGGATACCGATAGCCGAGAGGAAGGCGATGAACGTCGCGCTCACCGTCTCGACGAC
Proteins encoded:
- a CDS encoding prepilin peptidase, whose product is MFASVPDLLRLVAIPVLGWAAFSDIRTRRVPNRLWLPLAGLGVLLLVWDLITHLPPATFDDRLFLVQVGVSVLFVVPFSYLFWRLGGFGGADAKALIALALLLPTYPVYFLPSMALPLVEAPLGVFSFTVLTNTVVVAVVYPLAIGARNLLAGDIAPTMLFGRRVDVTDLPSEHGRLFETLDGYTRGGLDLDALRMYLRWRGSSFETLFGAPEALRDPATVDETFDPTDGRVDPPGVVTDGGMAHDAEATDHQNPSITVPDADVDVDAFDDPWAAEQFLDSIEGTAYGTTPETLRDGLELVSARERVWISPGIPFLVPMFVGLLLAFAYGDVLFGLLAALGLG
- the fer gene encoding ferredoxin Fer, producing the protein MPTVEYLNYEVLDDQGWDMDDDDLFDKAADAGLDDEDYGTLDVNQGEYILEAAEAQGYDWPFSCRAGACANCAAILTKGGIDMDMQQILSDEEVDEKMVRLTCIGTPTEDEVQIVYNAKHLDYLQNRVI